GGGGCCGGAGGACGTCGCGTATTCGACGCTCAGACCCTCGACCTGCAGTACCGTAATTGTCCGACCGGGCCCGGAATCCGACCGCCCCTGCAAGGCCCCGCACCCCTTGTTCACTAGACCCCTCGCCCGAGCCTGGGGTTATAGACTTCTTCGAGAGCGCGCGACAGCCAGACGAGGCAGAGCTGGAAAAGCGCGATGGCGGCGATGGGCGACATGATGTAACACAGGCTGTCCCGGAAGAAGATAGCGCCCCGCACCCACGCCAGGTTGATCATGACGGCCCAGTTGTTCCCCGAAAGAGGCACGAGGCCAAGGAATATGAGCCCCACCTGCGAGTACATCGCCGAGGTCATGGCGAAGATGAGGTTGATCACGATGTAGCCCAGCATGTTGGGCAGCACCTCGGCGAAGACGATGTACCCGGTGCCGAGGCCGAGGGCTCTCGCCGCCTCGATGAACTCCCGCTCCTTGAGCGAAAGCACCTGGGCCCTCACGGCCCGAAGCAGCATGGGCCAGGACAAAAGGCCGATGATGGCCGCCAGGGCCGTCTGGCTCGTGAGCCGGATGAACCCGCTCAGCACGGCCAGGAGCGGAAACTGCGGGATCGTCAGCACCACGTCGGTCACGGCCATCATAAGCGAGTCGAACCGGCCGCCAATATAGGCGCTCAGCGAACCGAGCGTCACCGCCACGAAAGTGGACAGGAGGCCGGCCAGTGCCGCCACGTAGAGAAGGCCCCGCCCGCCATGGACGATCTGGGAGAAGATGTCGCGGCCCTGGTGGTCGGTGCCGAGAGGATGCTGAAGCGAAGGAGGCTGGTAGATAGCCGAGATGTCCGCCTTCGTGTCGAGCGGTACGACCAGTGGCCCGGCTGTGACCAGCAGAATGAAGAAGACGACCCCGGCGAGCCCCACTCGGCCCGAAGAGGAGCGGAGCACGAGCCCGAAGCGGCCCAGGCGGCGGGCGGCAAGTGCCTGCGCGGCCATCGCGCTACGCGCTCCCCTGCAACCGGATTCTCGGGTCGATGCGGGCGTAAACGAGGTCTGTCAGCAAATTGGCCAGGATGACGCTCACCGTAATCAGCAGGAAGACCCCCTGCATGACCGGATAGTCGCGCTGGTTGATGCTGTTGATGAGCAGAAGCCCGATGCCCTGGTAAACAAAGATGGATTCGATGAGCAGCGACCCGCCCACCACGAAGCCAGCGGTGATGGTGAGCTGCGTGAACAGCGGAAGCGATGCGTTTCGGCCTACGTAAGCGGTTACGATCCGCCGGTCGGAAAGCCCGCGGGCCCGTGCGACCGTGACGTAGTCCTCCTCAAGGGTGCTCAGGGTGCTGTTTTTCATCGTCAGCATCCAGTAGCCCACGGTCGTGATGACGTAGGTGGCTACCGGCAGCGCGGCGTGGTAGAGCACGTCGGCAAAGAACTCAAACGAAAGGGACGGCCGCATGCCCGGCGAGAGCACGCCGCGCATCTGGTGGATGGGCAGCAGCGGCCACTGCACGCCGAACAGCACCAGGATGAGCATCGCCACCAGATAGTTGGGCACGGAACTGAACACGGAGCCGAGGGCCGACAGCGCCTGGTCGAACCACGAGCCCCGCCGGTACGCCAGCACCATGCCCAGCCCCACGCCCAGCGAAAAGCTCAGCAAGAGCCCGGTTCCTACGCTGAAGATGGTCCACGGCAGGAACCGGCCGATCATGGTGCTGACGGGCGTTCCCGGCGACAGGAAAGACATCCCGAGGTCGCCCTGGGTAAGGTTGCCGAGGAACCGCAGGTACTGGCGCCAGAGCGGCTCGTTCAAATCCAGCGAGAAGAGCGCCGCCGCCAGGTTACGGGCTTCGGCGAGCGGGATCCCATACTGGGCAATGAGCTGATGGATGTAGACGTCGATGGGGTTACCCGGCATGAGGCGTATCATGAAGAACGTGAGCGTGACGACGACGGCGACGGTGAGAAGGGCCTTGAGCACCCTGACGGCGATGAAGCCAGCGCCCCGCAGCCACCGGGCCGGGTACGCGGGAGCGGCCTCGACGGCAACCGGTGCGTTCGCACTCACGGCCGGGCCCTCGCTTCACGGATGCCAAGCCCGGGACTGTTCATGGGCGGCGACGCCACCCCCGTCTCATGTCACGACGCACGCCCAGCCCCTGGGTCGCTGGGATTCTGACGGTAATCATACCATCCGCACCTGAACACGTCCAGACCACCTGGCCGAAGTGCAGCTGTCAAGCCTCGCTGGGGCTTTGGTGACCCCGCCAGCCGTTCACACCCTGGCCCGCGACGGCGCCGTCCAGGTCACCCGGCTGCACAGCGCGCAGCGCGGAGGGAGACCCTTGTGGCAGTGCTGGTTGCAGGCCGTCAGTCCCAACGAACGACCAGGACAGTGGCGTCGTCGTGTGGACGGGCAAAGCGCTGCAGGAGGCCTCCGGCATCGTACGGCTCTTGCTCTAATGCCTCATCCGCGAGGCCGTCCGTGGCTACGGCCAGGCAAGCCGGGGGTGTGACCTCGGCGGTAGAGGCCTGAATCCGTCGGAGGTTGTATCCCACGATGCCCGACGGGATCAGGAGCGGAATCCCCTTCGGAGCCCCTGCATGCCAGAGGCGCGCTCTCACGTTGCCCGCTCCCGCCCAATGAAGCTGGCGCCCTCCCGCTCCCACCCTCAGCGCCAGCAAGCAGGCACCACGGGTATACCGCAAGCTTCGGTGCAGCCATTCCACCAGGACGTCTGGCGGCAGCTCGATACCCTGGAGCACCAACCCCTTAAGCAGCCGGGCTACTTCTGCCGCTTCCGCACCGTGACCCAGCACGTCCGCTACGAACACCAAAAGCTCCCCATCTTGCTCTTTTACCACGAAGCTGTCGGCGTTTACGCCGGGCCGCCACGGCCGGCTAGCATCCGACCGATGCCGCCCTTGACGCCAACAGAGGTTCGGTCGGGCGCTTGACAATTCACCAGGGGTGGCGTATTCATACGTCGTCAGGACGCCGGGGGAGCGCCCGCATCGGCGCTGAGAGTGCGGCGTAAGGCCGCAGACCCCTCGAACCTGATCCGGGTCATGCCGGCGTAGGGAGGGCGTCACGTGTCCGACCTTACCGCTTCGGCCATCACTGCGGATCTGCCCGGCTGGCGGGCGCAACGCCCGCGCTGCGGGCTCGTCGTCGCCGGCCTTACCAAGCGCTTCGGCGAGCTGCGGGTTCTCGACGCGGTTTCGCTCACCGTCGCTCCCGGCGAGATCGTCGCCGTGGTCGGCCCGAGCGGGTGCGGCAAGACCACGCTCCTGGACATCCTCGCGGGCGTCACGCCTGCGGACGCCGGCTTGCTCACGTGGGATGGCGTGTCGGTTCCTCACCTGCGCGGCCGGGTCGCCTACATGCAGCAAAAGGACCTCCTCCTGCCCTGGCGCAGCGCTCTCGATAACGCCCTTCTAGCCGCGCAGGTGCGGAGCCGCCTCCTTGAGGCCCGGAAGATGGCCCCTGCCATTTTCCTGCGCCTGGGGCTGGCCGGCTTCGAGCGCGCCCGCCCGGCCGAACTGTCGGGCGGCATGCGCCAGCGGGTGGCGCTGGCCCGCACCATCCTTGGCGGCGGTGAACTCTGGCTTCTCGACGAGCCCTTCTCGTCGGTGGACGCGCTGACCCGCCGGGAGCTCTACGAACTCTTCCGCGCCACCTGGCAGGGCCAGCCCACGCTGATGGTCACCCACGACGTCAACGACGCCCGGCGCCTGGCCGACCGGGTTATCGTGCTCGGTCACCGTCCGGCCCGGGTGCTGGCGGAGCTTCCGGCCGCGGCAGCCACGGAAGAGCGGGTCGTGGAACTGCTGAAAGGTGGGCGTGAAGCGCTTGATGCCCGGATCCCACCCCGGCCCTGAACCGGCGCGCCGCGCCTCGGCGCCCGCTTTGGTGCGGCCACTGGCGCTGCTGGCCGCCGCCATCGCGCTGTGGGAACTCGTCGTCCGCCTCCGGGGGCTGCCGCCCTACCTTCTGCCGGCTCCAAGCCGCATCGCGGCGGAGGTGGGGATTCGAGGCGGCCTC
Above is a genomic segment from Bacillota bacterium containing:
- a CDS encoding ABC transporter permease, whose protein sequence is MSANAPVAVEAAPAYPARWLRGAGFIAVRVLKALLTVAVVVTLTFFMIRLMPGNPIDVYIHQLIAQYGIPLAEARNLAAALFSLDLNEPLWRQYLRFLGNLTQGDLGMSFLSPGTPVSTMIGRFLPWTIFSVGTGLLLSFSLGVGLGMVLAYRRGSWFDQALSALGSVFSSVPNYLVAMLILVLFGVQWPLLPIHQMRGVLSPGMRPSLSFEFFADVLYHAALPVATYVITTVGYWMLTMKNSTLSTLEEDYVTVARARGLSDRRIVTAYVGRNASLPLFTQLTITAGFVVGGSLLIESIFVYQGIGLLLINSINQRDYPVMQGVFLLITVSVILANLLTDLVYARIDPRIRLQGSA
- a CDS encoding ABC transporter ATP-binding protein → MSDLTASAITADLPGWRAQRPRCGLVVAGLTKRFGELRVLDAVSLTVAPGEIVAVVGPSGCGKTTLLDILAGVTPADAGLLTWDGVSVPHLRGRVAYMQQKDLLLPWRSALDNALLAAQVRSRLLEARKMAPAIFLRLGLAGFERARPAELSGGMRQRVALARTILGGGELWLLDEPFSSVDALTRRELYELFRATWQGQPTLMVTHDVNDARRLADRVIVLGHRPARVLAELPAAAATEERVVELLKGGREALDARIPPRP
- a CDS encoding ABC transporter permease: MAAQALAARRLGRFGLVLRSSSGRVGLAGVVFFILLVTAGPLVVPLDTKADISAIYQPPSLQHPLGTDHQGRDIFSQIVHGGRGLLYVAALAGLLSTFVAVTLGSLSAYIGGRFDSLMMAVTDVVLTIPQFPLLAVLSGFIRLTSQTALAAIIGLLSWPMLLRAVRAQVLSLKEREFIEAARALGLGTGYIVFAEVLPNMLGYIVINLIFAMTSAMYSQVGLIFLGLVPLSGNNWAVMINLAWVRGAIFFRDSLCYIMSPIAAIALFQLCLVWLSRALEEVYNPRLGRGV
- a CDS encoding SpoIIE family protein phosphatase, with product MVFVADVLGHGAEAAEVARLLKGLVLQGIELPPDVLVEWLHRSLRYTRGACLLALRVGAGGRQLHWAGAGNVRARLWHAGAPKGIPLLIPSGIVGYNLRRIQASTAEVTPPACLAVATDGLADEALEQEPYDAGGLLQRFARPHDDATVLVVRWD